The following coding sequences are from one Rutidosis leptorrhynchoides isolate AG116_Rl617_1_P2 chromosome 11, CSIRO_AGI_Rlap_v1, whole genome shotgun sequence window:
- the LOC139875117 gene encoding uncharacterized protein: MGRRHCFLQLGLDLEPKWRAETELSNATSLLNNFAAPSFDSDRWIWKFGTFTTSAFMSHLIELDASTSSNNDPTIINSLIPQKIGIFIWRAKQNKLPLRTELDKRGIDLHSTRCPVCDDDQETLHHLLLSCKHSIEIWNRILQWWKLNNLRIANLKELSKCSNPSLKSHSGLALWQAVVWTTCYFIWKNRNDFVFGNAKLSCPKIVSDIQSKTFEWIKYPWKKRQLGMATMDHQPFIFRL; the protein is encoded by the coding sequence ATGGGCCGAAGACACTGTTTCCTTCAATTGGGCTTGGATCTCGAACCTAAATGGAGAGCCGAAACTGAACTCTCGAATGCAACATCACTGTTAAATAATTTTGCTGCCCCCTCTTTCGACTCTGACAGATGGATTTGGAAATTTGGAACGTTCACTACTAGCGCTTTCATGTCACATCTAATCGAACTTGATGCTTCCACATCCTCTAACAATGACCCGACAATTATCAATTCATTGATCCCCCAAAAGATTGGGATCTTTATATGGCGTGCTAAACAAAATAAACTCCCTCTCCGAACCGAACTAGACAAAAGAGGCATCGATCTCCACTCAACGAGATGCCCGGTATGTGACGATGACCAAGAAACACTCCACCACTTACTTTTGTCGTGTAAACACTCCATCGAAATATGGAATAGAATTCTCCAATGGTGGAAACTAAACAACCTACGCATCGCTAATCTCAAAGAGCTTTCAAAATGCTCGAACCCGTCTTTAAAGTCGCACTCTGGCTTGGCATTATGGCAAGCAGTGGTGTGGACCACGTGCTATTTCATTTGGAAAAACCGAAATGACTTTGTGTTCGGTAACGCTAAACTAAGTTGTCCTAAGATCGTATCAGACATTCAATCAAAAACCTTTGAGTGGATTAAATATCCTTGGAAAAAAAGGCAACTTGGAATGGCTACAATGGATCACCAACCCTTTATATTTCGACTTTAA